One Sodalinema gerasimenkoae IPPAS B-353 DNA segment encodes these proteins:
- a CDS encoding glycosyltransferase family 4 protein → MAAARDRILLETSFVGTSFIQAVNGSRPDVILLTVPPLPASVPATVFKWLQRCPVVLNLQDVLPEAAVVAGLLTNKSLIRVFESLERFSYRYANQIAAISDGFVENLINKGVSPDKITLIPNWVDTDFIRPLPKDDNSFRREQELEGKFIVLYSGNIALTQGLETLIQAAALLLDVPEIAVVIVGEERALGALRDRRDEIGATNVKLLPFQPRERLPEMLSAANVGMVMQKKTVIAINMPSKIQVLLASGLPILASVPDQGTAARAVKQSGGGWVVAPEDPDAIAQAIRQLHSDPERVAQLGQQGRQYALDNYAFSEALDRYEALFQQVIEQA, encoded by the coding sequence ATGGCAGCCGCCCGTGATCGCATCCTCCTCGAAACCAGTTTTGTGGGAACCAGTTTTATCCAAGCGGTTAATGGCAGCCGCCCGGATGTTATTTTACTCACCGTTCCCCCTCTACCGGCATCAGTTCCTGCCACAGTCTTTAAATGGTTGCAACGCTGTCCCGTCGTCTTGAACTTACAAGATGTGCTGCCGGAAGCGGCTGTCGTAGCCGGACTGTTGACCAACAAATCCCTCATTCGTGTTTTTGAATCCTTAGAACGTTTCTCCTATCGCTACGCCAATCAAATTGCCGCCATTTCTGATGGCTTTGTAGAGAACTTAATCAATAAAGGGGTGAGTCCCGATAAAATTACCCTGATTCCCAATTGGGTGGATACGGATTTTATTCGTCCCTTGCCCAAAGACGATAATTCCTTTCGGCGAGAACAGGAACTTGAGGGGAAATTCATAGTCCTTTATTCGGGAAACATTGCCCTCACCCAAGGCTTAGAAACCCTCATTCAAGCAGCCGCGTTGTTATTAGATGTTCCCGAAATTGCTGTGGTGATTGTCGGAGAAGAACGGGCCTTAGGTGCCCTGCGCGATCGCCGGGATGAAATTGGTGCCACCAATGTCAAACTGTTACCCTTTCAACCTCGCGAACGCCTCCCGGAAATGCTCTCCGCTGCCAATGTGGGCATGGTGATGCAGAAAAAAACCGTGATTGCGATTAATATGCCCTCTAAAATTCAGGTATTACTGGCCAGTGGACTGCCGATTTTAGCCTCCGTTCCCGATCAGGGAACCGCTGCCCGGGCCGTCAAACAAAGTGGTGGGGGTTGGGTGGTGGCCCCAGAAGATCCCGATGCGATCGCCCAGGCCATCCGCCAATTGCACAGTGATCCCGAGCGGGTGGCACAACTCGGCCAACAGGGGCGACAGTATGCCCTAGATAACTATGCCTTCAGTGAAGCCCTCGATCGCTATGAAGCCCTCTTCCAACAGGTGATTGAGCAGGCTTAA
- a CDS encoding diheme cytochrome C translates to MSDPRHPVRPKPRISPLAKTQQRRRPSALIWGLLVLLWSVGLGWGLADVGRSQTQDLWQAPQIGTVDPIPERYQTGQALYLEACASCHIGVPPAVFPTETWRALLLDENHYGQRIEVLPSPQIHIVWDYLQTFSRPKTAATESAPFRFRSSRPFAALHPDVDLPRPVDLNSCSTCHPQVDRFDFRRLAQDSTGE, encoded by the coding sequence ATGTCGGATCCTCGCCATCCCGTTCGGCCCAAGCCACGGATCTCCCCCTTAGCGAAAACCCAACAGCGGCGACGTCCGTCTGCCCTGATCTGGGGCCTGCTGGTGCTGTTATGGTCTGTCGGCTTAGGTTGGGGTCTGGCAGACGTGGGGCGATCGCAGACTCAGGATCTTTGGCAGGCCCCTCAGATCGGCACCGTCGATCCTATCCCCGAGCGTTACCAAACGGGACAAGCCCTCTATCTCGAAGCCTGTGCCTCCTGTCATATCGGGGTGCCACCCGCCGTGTTCCCCACCGAAACCTGGCGCGCTCTACTCTTAGATGAAAACCACTATGGGCAACGGATTGAGGTCTTACCGTCCCCTCAGATTCATATTGTCTGGGACTATCTACAAACCTTTTCTCGTCCCAAAACCGCCGCAACTGAGTCAGCTCCCTTTCGGTTCCGCTCCTCCCGTCCCTTTGCTGCCCTACATCCCGATGTAGACTTGCCTCGTCCTGTGGATCTAAACAGTTGTAGCACCTGTCATCCCCAGGTTGATCGCTTTGATTTTCGCCGTCTTGCACAGGACTCGACGGGCGAATAA
- a CDS encoding glycosyltransferase, with protein MVQISVILPVYNGVSTITDTINSVLGQTFQEFELIVIDDGSTDDTVSVIETIKDDRLRIHQFENAGQGESRNRGAALAQGEYLSFIDADDLWTPDKLESQWQALQTHPQAAVAYSWTDHIDENNQFFRAGPHLTFSGDVYKKLIISDFVGSGSNVLIRKAAFDEVGGFAPHLTPAEDWDLWVRLAARYEFVVVPQVHILYRTLTTSSSFNLAKMEASSVQVMERIFAQAPPELQGLSQLCRGHRYKYLTYKALDLTPQRQRARAAFRFLALALWYDLSLWRRRVIWKVLLRATIAVVFPRTWVISLLKQQPKPFDIEALLFHIRFEV; from the coding sequence ATGGTTCAAATTTCCGTGATTCTCCCGGTGTATAATGGAGTCTCAACTATCACTGACACGATCAATTCGGTCTTAGGGCAAACCTTTCAAGAGTTTGAGTTGATTGTCATCGATGATGGTTCAACAGATGACACCGTCTCTGTGATTGAGACCATCAAAGACGATCGCCTTCGGATTCATCAGTTTGAGAATGCTGGACAAGGCGAAAGCCGTAATCGCGGTGCAGCTCTGGCTCAGGGCGAATATCTCTCATTTATTGATGCCGATGATTTATGGACTCCCGATAAACTAGAGTCCCAATGGCAGGCTTTACAAACCCATCCTCAGGCTGCCGTGGCCTACAGTTGGACGGATCATATTGACGAGAATAACCAGTTTTTTAGGGCCGGTCCCCATTTAACCTTTTCCGGTGATGTCTACAAAAAGCTGATCATCAGTGATTTTGTCGGTAGTGGTTCCAATGTTTTGATTCGTAAGGCGGCCTTTGATGAGGTTGGCGGGTTTGCTCCCCATCTCACCCCGGCGGAAGATTGGGACCTCTGGGTACGCTTAGCGGCTCGGTATGAGTTTGTTGTTGTGCCACAGGTGCACATTCTCTATCGAACGCTCACCACGTCCTCCTCGTTTAATTTAGCGAAGATGGAAGCCTCCAGTGTGCAAGTGATGGAGCGAATTTTTGCCCAGGCTCCCCCAGAGTTACAGGGGTTATCTCAACTCTGTCGCGGTCACCGCTATAAGTATTTAACCTATAAAGCCCTCGATTTAACCCCGCAACGACAACGGGCCAGGGCAGCATTCCGCTTTTTGGCGCTTGCGCTTTGGTATGACCTTAGTCTTTGGCGGCGGCGTGTCATTTGGAAGGTGCTTTTACGAGCCACGATCGCGGTGGTTTTTCCTCGGACTTGGGTAATTTCCCTGCTGAAGCAGCAACCCAAGCCATTTGATATTGAGGCGTTACTGTTTCATATCCGCTTTGAGGTCTGA
- a CDS encoding ABC transporter ATP-binding protein, which yields MRTRALLNFESERVLHLGRAMAIVWKSGPWWTVARTSITIVKSCIPITRLYIMKMLLDTITMGFDADNPQDAFRRITPLVIAMGLVNLAAALLTSVGRLVNQYQEQVVSDRLYEIIHDKAIAVDLEHYENPAYYDILERARNQANSVPLQLLNRLEQIGSNLVQLATMGATLLSFNWLIGGVLVIPVIPRILVRLAFVREIHAWLQRRTATQREASYYNSLLVSENYAKEIRLFQLGELFSRRFRKLRWRLREERLQIALRRASADFFTTIIAVIATWGIYAYIAFQTVQGNITVGDLVLYNQAFRKAYDALWQVLQGVAGLYDDNRYLSYLFEFLNIKPRIVDPESPQPVPRPMKQGVYFKNVYFNYPNSQREAIKNASFHLEPGEVIALVGENGSGKTTLIKLLCRLYDPTEGRVEIDGIDVREMKVRELRQQISVIFQDYAKYHLTARENIWLGNLECPSDDERIIKAAQRSGADEVIQTLPLAYDNLLGKRFETGEELSIGQWQKVSIARAFLRDSQVIVLDEPTSALDPKAEYEVFKKFRELLEGQSAVLITHRLSTVKMADRIYVLDKGCIVESGSHDELIAMQGLYATLFETQARNYR from the coding sequence ATGCGTACCCGTGCACTTCTAAATTTTGAATCCGAACGTGTCCTACACCTGGGACGGGCCATGGCGATTGTCTGGAAGAGTGGCCCCTGGTGGACCGTAGCTCGTACCAGCATCACCATCGTCAAAAGCTGCATTCCCATCACGCGGCTGTACATCATGAAGATGCTCCTGGATACCATCACCATGGGGTTTGATGCCGATAACCCCCAGGATGCCTTTCGTCGCATTACTCCTCTGGTGATTGCCATGGGCCTGGTGAACCTGGCGGCCGCACTTTTGACGTCCGTCGGTCGCCTGGTCAACCAATATCAGGAGCAAGTTGTCTCCGATCGCCTCTACGAGATTATCCACGACAAAGCCATCGCCGTCGATTTGGAGCATTACGAAAATCCCGCCTACTATGACATCCTCGAACGGGCCCGCAACCAAGCCAATAGTGTCCCCTTACAATTACTGAATCGCCTCGAACAAATTGGCAGCAACCTAGTTCAGCTAGCTACCATGGGAGCCACCCTACTCAGCTTCAACTGGCTCATTGGAGGAGTCTTAGTTATTCCCGTCATTCCTCGGATTCTCGTTCGCCTAGCCTTCGTTCGTGAAATTCACGCCTGGTTACAACGCCGTACCGCCACCCAACGAGAAGCCTCCTACTATAACAGCCTACTGGTCAGCGAAAACTACGCCAAAGAAATTCGGCTCTTTCAACTCGGAGAATTGTTTTCGCGTCGCTTCCGAAAATTGCGCTGGCGACTCCGGGAAGAACGACTGCAAATTGCCCTGCGTCGTGCCTCTGCTGACTTTTTTACGACCATTATTGCCGTGATCGCAACCTGGGGCATCTACGCCTATATTGCGTTTCAAACTGTCCAAGGCAACATTACCGTTGGCGACTTAGTGCTCTATAATCAAGCCTTCCGAAAAGCCTATGATGCCCTCTGGCAAGTCCTTCAGGGTGTCGCCGGACTTTATGATGATAACCGCTATCTCTCCTACCTGTTTGAATTCCTCAATATTAAACCGAGGATTGTTGATCCAGAATCTCCTCAACCCGTTCCCCGTCCCATGAAGCAAGGGGTCTATTTCAAAAATGTTTATTTCAACTACCCCAACAGTCAGCGAGAAGCGATCAAAAACGCCTCCTTTCATCTCGAACCCGGTGAAGTCATTGCCCTAGTTGGAGAAAATGGCTCCGGTAAAACCACCCTCATTAAACTGTTATGTCGTCTTTATGACCCCACAGAGGGCAGGGTTGAGATTGACGGAATTGATGTGCGAGAGATGAAAGTTCGGGAACTGCGCCAGCAAATTAGTGTCATTTTCCAAGACTATGCTAAATATCACTTGACCGCTCGGGAAAATATCTGGCTTGGGAACCTTGAATGTCCCTCCGATGATGAACGGATTATCAAAGCGGCTCAGCGTTCAGGAGCCGATGAAGTCATTCAAACCTTGCCCCTGGCTTATGACAACTTACTGGGTAAACGCTTTGAAACAGGAGAAGAACTCAGTATCGGTCAATGGCAAAAAGTGTCCATTGCTCGGGCGTTCCTCCGTGATTCACAAGTGATTGTGTTAGATGAACCCACCTCTGCCTTAGACCCTAAAGCAGAATATGAAGTGTTCAAAAAGTTCCGAGAACTCCTAGAGGGACAATCAGCGGTTCTCATTACTCACCGACTGTCAACCGTTAAAATGGCTGACCGCATTTATGTGTTAGACAAAGGCTGTATTGTAGAAAGTGGCTCCCATGATGAGTTGATTGCCATGCAAGGACTCTATGCCACCTTATTTGAAACTCAGGCTCGTAACTATCGTTAG
- a CDS encoding tetratricopeptide repeat-containing sulfotransferase family protein → MIATKIKENLTRLGCHLKLKLGYQAKGAARWLLQVYQQQDNLEEFLRVYEPAIALNSEDETLLLEAADFLRRRQQNNPAIVIYQRITNLNPSNFLAHRDLGDLLLEQQRWYDAEHTYQQALQLVNSPSPFLYRKLAKTLAQQQRWPEALAAYEQGWDRERGSYQDLQTCKAQVDQHHETWETYELLFQTLAEAKQWTGAIAAWWRAIQLDPYQRWWWYERCLKLSNNYNKLGELEDVFRQAFKNNPHELDLGLNLSAVLEQQGRMQEVYATHQAIAHYKLKQRCPQLSPQTSLKPSQVNFTIIGAQKSGTSSLYYYLEEHPDISVSIKKELHFWSLHYNKGQDWYLSHFLPIPEGKSWVTGEASPTYLDSPKAAERMYRVFPEMKLIVLLRNPVARAISHYHHWVRLKKEFRPLEVALQDQLNQQPKWDDELAIRNHYIARSCYVKFLPDWLKYFPRNNIFVIASETFQAQPSQVLQDIHGFLNVPPQPLENKEYYNVGDYHFANPSLQQDLEDFYKPYNQRLEQLLDQSFPWD, encoded by the coding sequence ATGATTGCCACAAAGATAAAGGAAAACTTAACTCGACTGGGCTGTCATCTTAAGCTTAAGCTTGGTTACCAAGCCAAGGGAGCCGCTCGGTGGCTTTTACAGGTTTATCAGCAGCAGGATAACCTAGAAGAATTTTTAAGAGTCTATGAGCCGGCGATCGCCCTTAACTCCGAGGATGAAACGCTGTTGCTCGAAGCTGCCGATTTTTTACGTCGGCGACAACAAAATAACCCTGCCATTGTAATATACCAACGGATCACTAATCTTAATCCTTCTAATTTTTTAGCTCATCGAGATTTAGGTGATCTCTTGCTAGAGCAGCAACGCTGGTATGACGCCGAACACACCTACCAACAGGCTCTTCAGTTAGTTAATTCTCCCTCTCCATTTCTCTATCGCAAATTAGCTAAAACACTGGCCCAACAGCAACGATGGCCAGAAGCCCTAGCCGCTTATGAACAAGGTTGGGACAGAGAACGGGGTAGTTATCAAGACTTGCAGACTTGTAAAGCCCAGGTTGACCAACATCATGAAACCTGGGAAACCTATGAACTATTATTTCAAACCTTAGCCGAAGCCAAACAATGGACTGGGGCGATCGCCGCCTGGTGGCGAGCCATACAACTTGATCCCTATCAAAGATGGTGGTGGTATGAACGTTGCTTGAAGCTTTCCAATAATTACAATAAACTCGGGGAATTAGAAGATGTATTTAGGCAAGCTTTCAAGAATAATCCTCATGAATTAGACCTAGGTTTAAATCTCAGTGCCGTCCTCGAACAGCAAGGTCGTATGCAAGAGGTGTATGCTACCCATCAAGCCATTGCCCATTATAAACTAAAACAGCGTTGTCCTCAGCTTTCTCCCCAAACGTCCCTCAAACCGTCTCAAGTTAACTTTACAATTATCGGCGCTCAAAAAAGTGGCACTTCCTCGCTTTACTATTACTTAGAAGAACATCCAGATATCTCCGTCTCCATCAAAAAAGAACTTCATTTTTGGTCCCTCCATTATAACAAAGGCCAAGACTGGTATCTTTCGCACTTCCTACCGATTCCCGAGGGCAAATCTTGGGTGACCGGAGAAGCCAGTCCCACCTATCTTGATTCTCCCAAAGCCGCTGAGCGGATGTATCGAGTCTTTCCCGAGATGAAACTGATTGTTTTACTTCGTAACCCTGTCGCTCGCGCCATTTCTCATTATCATCACTGGGTCAGACTTAAAAAAGAATTTCGCCCCCTTGAAGTTGCCCTTCAAGACCAACTCAACCAGCAACCTAAGTGGGATGATGAGCTAGCAATTCGCAACCATTACATTGCTCGAAGTTGCTATGTTAAATTTTTACCCGACTGGCTAAAATATTTTCCTCGAAACAACATTTTTGTGATTGCAAGTGAGACCTTTCAAGCCCAACCATCACAGGTGTTACAAGACATTCACGGCTTTCTAAATGTTCCTCCGCAACCCTTAGAAAATAAAGAATATTATAACGTTGGAGACTATCACTTTGCCAATCCCAGCCTTCAACAAGATCTCGAAGACTTTTACAAACCCTATAATCAACGACTCGAACAACTCCTCGATCAGTCTTTTCCCTGGGATTAA
- a CDS encoding sulfotransferase domain-containing protein: MWRIHSNYMARGVYVEFLKHWFSVFPREQFLILKSEDFYEDPGRSLEQVYEFIGLPNYQLSSYKKYNSGQYSPAEVSIRKKIAEFYQPYNQELSQLLNADFTWEL, from the coding sequence GTGTGGCGCATTCACAGTAACTATATGGCCCGAGGGGTTTATGTTGAGTTTCTCAAGCATTGGTTCTCCGTCTTTCCTCGGGAACAGTTCCTGATTCTCAAAAGCGAAGACTTTTATGAAGATCCAGGACGGTCTTTAGAACAAGTCTATGAGTTTATTGGGCTGCCCAATTATCAACTCAGCAGCTACAAAAAATATAACTCAGGACAGTATTCTCCAGCCGAGGTCTCAATTCGTAAAAAAATCGCTGAGTTCTATCAGCCCTATAATCAGGAGTTAAGCCAACTCTTAAATGCTGATTTTACCTGGGAACTTTAG
- a CDS encoding sulfotransferase family protein produces the protein MIPTFLDIKLSRHYPSLLESRRNNPDFKIKANRLDFIILGAQKAGTSSLYAYMAQHPDIVPALRKEVEFWSWKFYRGLDWYFAHFPQIPEGSHLQTGEACPGYLDFYETAERLRETLPHVKLIVLLRNPVDRAISHYLQKSKKLRTRDGCGAFTVTIWPEGFMLSFSSIGSPSFLGNSS, from the coding sequence ATAATCCCGACTTTTCTAGACATCAAATTAAGCCGTCACTATCCCTCACTGCTAGAATCCCGACGCAATAATCCCGACTTTAAAATCAAAGCCAATCGCTTAGACTTTATTATCTTAGGGGCACAGAAAGCCGGGACCAGTTCCTTGTACGCTTATATGGCTCAGCATCCTGACATCGTGCCAGCCTTACGGAAAGAAGTTGAGTTTTGGTCTTGGAAATTCTATCGAGGTCTGGATTGGTATTTTGCCCATTTCCCCCAAATTCCCGAAGGCTCTCACTTACAAACTGGAGAGGCTTGTCCGGGCTATTTAGACTTTTACGAAACCGCTGAACGACTCCGGGAGACCTTGCCTCATGTTAAATTGATTGTTCTCCTTCGCAATCCTGTTGATCGAGCCATTTCCCATTATCTGCAAAAATCCAAGAAATTGAGGACAAGGGACGGGTGTGGCGCATTCACAGTAACTATATGGCCCGAGGGGTTTATGTTGAGTTTCTCAAGCATTGGTTCTCCGTCTTTCCTCGGGAACAGTTCCTGA
- a CDS encoding sulfotransferase domain-containing protein: MGAQKAGTSSLYAYMAQHPDIVPALRKEVEFWSWKFYRGLDWYFAHFPQIPEGSHLQTGEACPGYLDFYETAERLREALPHIKLIVLLRNPVDRAISHYLAYKQALSLDSNNIEIYINLGDTLIHQKRIPDSLPYYENALDIKLSRHYPSLLESRRNNPDFSRHQIKPSLSLTARIPTQ, encoded by the coding sequence TTGGGGGCACAGAAAGCCGGGACCAGTTCCTTGTACGCGTATATGGCTCAGCATCCTGACATCGTGCCAGCCTTACGGAAAGAAGTTGAGTTTTGGTCGTGGAAATTCTATCGAGGTCTCGATTGGTATTTTGCCCATTTTCCCCAAATTCCCGAAGGCTCTCACTTACAAACTGGGGAGGCTTGTCCGGGCTATTTAGACTTTTACGAAACCGCTGAACGACTCCGGGAAGCATTGCCTCATATCAAATTGATTGTGCTCCTTCGTAATCCGGTCGATCGAGCCATTTCCCATTATCTAGCCTATAAACAAGCCCTCAGCCTTGACTCAAACAACATCGAAATTTACATTAACCTTGGCGATACCCTTATTCATCAAAAGCGAATTCCTGATTCACTGCCCTACTACGAAAACGCCCTAGACATCAAATTAAGCCGTCACTATCCCTCACTGCTAGAATCCCGACGCAATAATCCCGACTTTTCTAGACATCAAATTAAGCCGTCACTATCCCTCACTGCTAGAATCCCGACGCAATAA
- a CDS encoding tetratricopeptide repeat protein translates to MAIPLAYKQALSLDSNNIEIYINLGDTLIHQKRIPDSLPYYENALDIKLSRHYPSLLESRRNNPDFSRHQIKPSLSLTARIPTQ, encoded by the coding sequence TTGGCGATACCCTTAGCCTATAAACAAGCCCTCAGCCTTGACTCAAACAACATCGAAATTTACATTAACCTTGGCGATACCCTCATTCATCAAAAGCGAATTCCTGATTCACTGCCCTACTATGAAAATGCCCTAGACATCAAATTAAGCCGTCACTATCCCTCACTGCTAGAATCCCGACGCAATAATCCCGACTTTTCTAGACATCAAATTAAGCCGTCACTATCCCTCACTGCTAGAATCCCGACGCAATAA
- a CDS encoding tetratricopeptide repeat protein has translation MNWEIFYKSASNGLRLLEIALAHHELGDILQKRKQWSEAVHCYQQAIQHDNQFSWSFHNLGDALKELEQWHEAADAYHQAAERNPDFFATHSHLADVLMRLQDWQGAVAAYRQALRLNPQHFESLYNLAASLEQLGDRPAVAETYLKLIPLKPDFPWYYYSFFWKTLQAEERLTEAEAAYKQALSLDSNNIEIYINLGDTLSL, from the coding sequence ATGAATTGGGAGATATTCTACAAAAGCGCAAGCAATGGTCTGAGGCTGTTAGAAATTGCCCTAGCACATCATGAATTGGGAGATATTCTACAAAAGCGCAAGCAATGGTCTGAGGCTGTCCATTGCTATCAGCAGGCTATTCAACATGATAACCAATTTTCCTGGTCATTCCATAATCTCGGAGATGCTCTCAAGGAACTTGAACAGTGGCATGAGGCCGCTGATGCCTATCATCAAGCCGCCGAACGCAATCCCGATTTTTTTGCAACCCATAGCCATCTTGCCGATGTGCTGATGCGTCTTCAAGATTGGCAGGGGGCCGTTGCTGCCTATCGCCAGGCCCTACGCTTGAATCCTCAACATTTTGAGAGTCTATATAACTTAGCCGCGTCCCTAGAACAGTTGGGCGATCGCCCTGCCGTCGCCGAAACCTATCTCAAACTCATTCCCCTCAAGCCCGATTTTCCCTGGTACTACTACTCATTTTTCTGGAAAACACTCCAAGCCGAAGAGCGGCTCACCGAAGCTGAAGCAGCCTATAAACAAGCCCTCAGCCTTGACTCAAACAACATCGAAATTTACATTAACCTTGGCGATACCCTTAGCCTATAA
- a CDS encoding tetratricopeptide repeat protein, with the protein MSILLVSTLQTKLDRLQTKIKQKGLSFRLLFRKAGVRLNPKNPWSHYHLAKCLLELKRWQDAEVVYRKTLELNLMSLGTKTMARCRGGLPKNLRTQSRNCPSTS; encoded by the coding sequence ATGAGTATTTTGTTAGTGTCAACCCTTCAAACCAAACTAGACCGTCTTCAAACAAAAATCAAACAGAAAGGACTCTCGTTCAGGCTATTATTTCGAAAAGCTGGAGTGCGCTTAAATCCTAAAAATCCCTGGTCTCATTATCATCTAGCCAAATGTCTCTTGGAACTAAAACGATGGCAAGATGCCGAGGTGGTTTACCGAAAAACCTTAGAACTCAATCTAATGTCTCTTGGAACTAAAACGATGGCAAGATGCCGAGGTGGTTTACCGAAAAACCTTAGAACTCAATCTAGAAATTGCCCTAGCACATCATGA
- a CDS encoding tetratricopeptide repeat-containing sulfotransferase family protein: MPIWESFKTLFKKSPPPDVEAELESAAAYQAAEDLDAAAQDYLRILSHYPDKSWWYNKSLWEVLEETEQLQRAIAVLERAHQQVGSVQPTIALNLAEALTRQGEYSAAISHYQAVSYAKFSKSYQQLVETAWTETPLSPQFIIIGAAKSGTSALYSYLASHPKVLPAVVKEINFWSDRFHHGLPWYHTHFPAISEAITLEQGFMTGEASPNYFAHPDAPQRLKQAYPNLRLIVSLRNPVDRTISHYYDRVRRRQEIRPLDQAIYASLDGNYTTSEEEKLAQNYLQQSCYSANLKGWYSPFTPEQIYVLKSEDLLTNPAAMSQSVFNYLGLPSHQLRQYRNYNVGHYPISSAIDPDAETQLRVRLQDYFREDREQLQDIIGQVLTW; this comes from the coding sequence ATGCCGATCTGGGAATCGTTCAAAACACTCTTTAAGAAATCACCGCCACCGGATGTAGAGGCGGAACTTGAGTCAGCGGCGGCCTATCAGGCGGCCGAGGATCTAGACGCAGCGGCCCAGGACTATTTGAGAATCCTCAGCCATTATCCTGACAAAAGTTGGTGGTATAACAAATCTCTTTGGGAGGTTCTTGAGGAAACGGAGCAATTACAGAGGGCGATCGCCGTCCTAGAGCGCGCTCATCAACAGGTTGGCTCGGTTCAACCCACTATTGCCCTCAATCTGGCTGAAGCCCTCACCCGCCAAGGAGAGTATTCAGCCGCTATCTCTCACTACCAAGCCGTGAGCTATGCCAAATTCTCGAAATCCTATCAGCAATTAGTAGAAACAGCTTGGACGGAAACCCCGTTATCACCCCAATTTATCATTATTGGGGCGGCAAAATCGGGAACCAGCGCCCTTTATAGCTATTTGGCGTCCCATCCGAAGGTGTTACCGGCGGTTGTTAAGGAAATTAACTTTTGGTCTGATCGATTTCATCATGGCTTACCCTGGTATCACACTCATTTTCCAGCCATCTCGGAGGCGATCACCTTAGAGCAAGGATTCATGACCGGAGAAGCCAGTCCCAATTACTTTGCCCATCCTGATGCTCCTCAACGACTCAAACAGGCCTATCCCAACCTGCGTCTCATCGTCAGCTTGCGTAACCCCGTCGACCGAACCATCTCTCATTATTATGATCGGGTTCGCCGTCGTCAGGAAATACGCCCTTTAGATCAGGCAATTTATGCGAGTCTGGATGGTAATTATACCACATCTGAAGAAGAAAAACTTGCCCAAAACTATCTTCAGCAGAGTTGCTATAGTGCTAATTTAAAAGGGTGGTATTCTCCGTTTACACCTGAGCAGATCTACGTTTTGAAAAGTGAAGACTTGCTGACGAACCCCGCCGCAATGAGTCAATCGGTGTTCAACTATCTTGGCCTACCAAGCCATCAGCTTCGCCAATATCGCAACTATAATGTCGGCCACTATCCCATCTCCTCTGCGATCGACCCGGATGCTGAGACGCAACTCAGGGTGAGACTACAAGACTATTTCAGAGAGGATCGCGAGCAACTTCAGGATATAATCGGACAAGTCTTGACCTGGTAG